CTACAGAAAAGCTTACAAAGCTTATTAATGACACATTTGACATTATGAATGGACGACACAAGGGTGAGTCAATTAATGGGAACAACTGGAATAATTTAGTCGAAATGgagggaaaggtaacaaaggggaaaaaatctgTACTCGAAGACATGCTAAAAATAATAGAGTTAACTGAGGAGTGCCATCGCAATCCTGGAAAACGTCCAATAATGGCCGCATTTGCGTCAGATACGACTCTAGATGGCTGGCGCTTGTCTATCCGTAGCACCATTGACTTGACAGAAGAGTTATTGAatccaaaaaaccctttagaGAAATACGATTTCGTACTGACAGCAAAATGGAACCAAGACGCCTTAGAGGTatatatttgtaaaaaaaaaaatgcaaataatcGTTTAATGAACTATCCTTTTTTGCCTATAGATGACTTTTGGGCGCATACGTTCAGTCGATACACATCCAACGGCTGCAAGTTTTCTACATATTATCAGGATGATGTCATTGTACACACCCGCGAAGATACTATTGCGGAACGCAAATGTAGAAAATGATGACCATATTAGGGTGCTCGTCGATTTTAAGGAGTGTCATTAAAAAATTCCCCGACAATGCTAAGGCTGCTACTGATTTAAGGGTAGCAATGAAAGATGATTTAATGGAAGAGCTGGGAAAGCGTTACGTGAACGAGTTGCCCTTGTCCAAAGAAGATAGAATCGGTAACTTTCTCATATACGATGTAGCAGGTTACATGgtgaaaacgagagaaaacctTTTCGAGTGTGAGGCATGCAGACAGACCGTAATTACCAA
This sequence is a window from Daphnia magna isolate NIES linkage group LG7, ASM2063170v1.1, whole genome shotgun sequence. Protein-coding genes within it:
- the LOC123474004 gene encoding uncharacterized protein LOC123474004 isoform X2, coding for MAMALKFLREDRKTAHLFNGSEATEKLTKLINDTFDIMNGRHKDTTLDGWRLSIRSTIDLTEELLNPKNPLEKYDFVLTAKWNQDALEMTFGRIRSVDTHPTAASFLHIIRMMSLYTPAKILLRNANVENDDHIRVLVDFKECH
- the LOC123474004 gene encoding uncharacterized protein LOC123474004 isoform X1 — translated: MAMALKFLREDRKTAHLFNGSEATEKLTKLINDTFDIMNGRHKGESINGNNWNNLVEMEGKVTKGKKSVLEDMLKIIELTEECHRNPGKRPIMAAFASDTTLDGWRLSIRSTIDLTEELLNPKNPLEKYDFVLTAKWNQDALEMTFGRIRSVDTHPTAASFLHIIRMMSLYTPAKILLRNANVENDDHIRVLVDFKECH